In Campylobacter sp. VBCF_01 NA2, one DNA window encodes the following:
- the topA gene encoding type I DNA topoisomerase yields the protein MKNLVIVESPAKAKTIKKFLGEDYEVIASKGHIRDLPQKKFGIKIDGNKFSPEYEISTDHEAIVSQIKNLAKKAGQIYLATDEDREGEAIAYHIAESIGKAPTSLPRIVFHEITKSAIDNAINSPRTLDMNSVNAQQARRLLDRIVGYKLSPLLNTKIQRGLSAGRVQSAALKIIVDKEREIRAFVPVEYHSIDAVFKKKLEAEFVKFNGEKMEKLSIKTKSEADKILKILKSEEFSVSAIESKSRKTAPSAPFMTSTLQQAASTSLGFNPRKTMSLAQSLYEGVNTNFGGAITYMRTDSLNLAKEAVAAARDMIEKTYGAQYLPKSPNIYTTKSKGAQEAHEAIRPTNIAFTPQMAKATLPRDEARLYTLIYNRFIACQMSASTSDIQTITICGGNAEFRISGRKVTFDGFYKVYGDLDKDKILPELKKGDKMELESLGSEQHFTEAPARYSEASLIKKLESLGIGRPSTYAPTITLLTSKKYVEIDKKQLIPAEVAFKITEVLEGHFKNIVDSNFTAKMEEKLDEIAENKADWQEILANFYYPFMDEIAKGKSEIASQKISEPIGEKCPQCGKELVRRAGRFGEFIACEGYPKCKYSRNLGESADEASKSEPEKIGEKCPQCGKELVKRAGRFGEFIACEGYPKCKYSRQIEGAAKAPAKKATSTGVICPKCAKGDVVERFSRRGKFYGCSNYPKCDFVSNYAVLSRKCPECKNTYMVRKELKKGNFAECPKCKFKEEIE from the coding sequence ATGAAAAATTTAGTCATAGTTGAATCACCAGCCAAAGCCAAAACGATAAAAAAATTTTTAGGCGAAGATTACGAAGTAATCGCTAGCAAAGGTCATATCCGCGACCTTCCGCAGAAAAAATTTGGCATTAAAATCGACGGCAACAAATTTAGCCCCGAATACGAAATCAGCACCGATCACGAAGCTATCGTGTCGCAGATAAAAAATTTAGCCAAAAAAGCAGGTCAAATTTACCTAGCAACCGACGAGGATAGAGAGGGAGAGGCGATAGCATACCATATCGCAGAATCAATCGGCAAAGCCCCAACCAGCCTGCCTCGCATTGTATTTCACGAAATCACAAAAAGCGCGATTGATAACGCCATAAACTCACCACGCACGCTCGATATGAATAGCGTAAATGCCCAACAAGCGCGTCGCTTGCTAGATCGCATAGTAGGATACAAGCTAAGCCCGCTACTAAACACCAAAATCCAAAGAGGGCTAAGCGCTGGGCGCGTCCAAAGCGCGGCTTTAAAAATCATTGTCGATAAAGAGCGCGAAATAAGGGCGTTTGTGCCGGTAGAATACCACAGCATAGACGCTGTTTTTAAGAAAAAGCTAGAAGCCGAATTTGTCAAATTTAACGGCGAAAAAATGGAAAAACTATCCATAAAAACAAAGTCTGAGGCCGATAAAATTCTAAAAATTTTAAAAAGCGAAGAATTTAGCGTTAGCGCGATTGAGAGCAAATCTCGCAAAACAGCCCCAAGCGCGCCGTTTATGACAAGCACGCTTCAACAAGCAGCCTCAACTAGCCTTGGCTTTAATCCTCGCAAGACTATGAGCCTAGCCCAGAGCCTGTATGAGGGGGTGAATACGAATTTTGGTGGTGCGATTACATATATGAGAACAGATAGTCTAAATTTAGCCAAAGAGGCCGTCGCTGCCGCACGCGATATGATCGAAAAAACCTATGGCGCGCAGTATCTGCCAAAATCGCCAAACATTTACACCACCAAATCCAAAGGCGCGCAAGAAGCCCACGAGGCGATTCGCCCTACAAACATAGCCTTTACCCCACAAATGGCAAAGGCCACGCTCCCACGCGACGAAGCTAGGCTTTATACGCTGATTTATAATCGTTTCATCGCATGTCAAATGAGCGCTTCTACCTCAGATATCCAAACAATCACGATTTGCGGAGGGAACGCTGAATTTCGCATAAGCGGGCGCAAGGTTACATTTGACGGATTTTACAAGGTTTATGGCGATTTGGATAAGGATAAAATTTTGCCCGAGCTTAAAAAAGGCGATAAAATGGAGCTTGAAAGCCTAGGAAGCGAGCAGCATTTCACCGAAGCTCCTGCCAGGTATTCGGAAGCTAGTTTGATTAAAAAGCTAGAAAGTCTAGGCATTGGCAGACCAAGCACTTATGCGCCAACTATCACGCTTCTAACATCGAAAAAATATGTCGAAATCGACAAAAAACAGCTAATCCCAGCCGAGGTCGCCTTTAAAATCACCGAGGTTTTGGAGGGGCATTTTAAAAATATCGTTGATAGCAACTTCACCGCCAAAATGGAAGAAAAACTCGACGAAATCGCCGAAAATAAGGCTGATTGGCAAGAAATTTTGGCGAATTTTTACTACCCATTTATGGACGAAATCGCCAAAGGCAAGAGCGAAATCGCTAGCCAAAAAATCTCCGAACCAATCGGCGAGAAATGCCCACAATGTGGCAAAGAGTTAGTAAGGCGCGCTGGCAGGTTTGGCGAGTTTATCGCGTGCGAGGGCTATCCGAAATGCAAATACTCTCGCAATCTAGGTGAGAGCGCAGACGAGGCAAGCAAGTCTGAGCCTGAAAAAATCGGCGAGAAATGCCCACAATGTGGCAAAGAGCTAGTCAAGCGCGCTGGCAGGTTTGGCGAGTTTATCGCGTGCGAGGGCTATCCGAAATGCAAATACTCTCGCCAAATCGAAGGCGCTGCCAAAGCCCCAGCCAAAAAGGCCACCAGCACCGGCGTAATCTGCCCAAAATGCGCCAAAGGCGATGTGGTCGAGAGATTTTCGCGCAGGGGGAAATTTTATGGTTGCTCGAACTATCCAAAGTGCGATTTTGTGAGCAACTACGCCGTGCTTTCGCGCAAATGCCCTGAGTGCAAAAACACCTACATGGTGCGAAAAGAGCTGAAAAAAGGCAATTTCGCCGAGTGTCCGAAATGCAAATTTAAAGAGGAAATCGAATAA
- a CDS encoding cation:proton antiporter → MSEILILITLGFFIFTSPYLAKVLKIPVSPTEIILGIIAGNLGLLYANPTFDFASKIGFYYLMFLAGAEVDFRFLFKISRQILKKSLLFLALLYILGAILVAIFDLPNLIIIAVPLMSVGLLSTLYKDYGKDEEWLNLAMLVGVLGEIVSIVALSVVGIYLKDGFGASMLLKIGSLVGFIGAIALVFKSLEMVFWWYPSLKTIIMPHYDKNEKDIRFAMAIFCLICASASWLDIEIFIAAFIAGAFLPTFFSHKEGLVPKLSSFGFGFIVPIFFIHTGAAVELNALLMPGVLKFCLLLAGIMIFTRILCAGVFWEILHARAGALFALSLSMPLTLLIATATLFFEANFISKEIYYAMIVASLIEALVCMIGINLIYNRTKQKS, encoded by the coding sequence ATGAGCGAAATTTTAATTTTAATCACACTAGGATTTTTCATATTTACCTCGCCGTATCTAGCCAAAGTGCTAAAAATCCCAGTCTCGCCCACAGAGATAATCCTAGGCATAATCGCTGGAAATTTGGGCCTGCTTTACGCCAATCCTACCTTTGATTTCGCCTCTAAAATCGGGTTTTATTACCTTATGTTTTTGGCTGGCGCGGAAGTGGATTTTCGCTTTTTGTTTAAAATTTCGCGCCAAATTTTAAAAAAATCGCTTCTGTTTTTGGCTCTACTTTATATCTTGGGCGCGATTTTGGTAGCGATTTTTGATTTGCCAAATTTAATCATCATCGCCGTGCCACTTATGAGCGTAGGACTGCTCTCGACGCTGTATAAGGACTACGGCAAGGACGAAGAGTGGCTCAATCTAGCCATGCTAGTAGGCGTGCTTGGCGAGATAGTAAGCATCGTAGCACTTAGCGTGGTGGGGATTTACCTAAAAGATGGCTTTGGAGCAAGCATGCTGCTTAAAATCGGCTCGCTTGTGGGATTTATCGGCGCAATCGCGCTAGTGTTTAAGTCCCTAGAAATGGTGTTTTGGTGGTATCCGAGCCTAAAAACCATAATCATGCCACATTATGATAAAAACGAAAAAGACATACGATTTGCTATGGCGATTTTTTGCCTAATTTGCGCGAGCGCGTCGTGGCTAGATATCGAAATCTTTATCGCGGCCTTCATCGCGGGGGCGTTTTTGCCGACATTTTTCTCGCACAAAGAGGGCCTCGTGCCAAAGCTATCGTCGTTTGGCTTTGGCTTTATCGTGCCGATATTTTTCATACACACAGGCGCAGCGGTCGAGCTGAACGCGCTCCTAATGCCTGGGGTTTTGAAATTTTGCCTGCTGCTAGCCGGGATAATGATTTTTACGAGAATTTTATGCGCTGGGGTGTTTTGGGAGATACTGCACGCGCGAGCAGGCGCACTTTTTGCGCTTAGCCTCTCAATGCCACTGACGCTTTTGATTGCGACTGCGACGCTGTTTTTCGAGGCAAATTTCATAAGCAAAGAGATTTATTACGCAATGATTGTGGCTTCGCTGATAGAAGCCTTGGTCTGCATGATTGGGATAAATTTGATATATAATAGAACAAAGCAAAAATCATAA
- a CDS encoding helix-turn-helix domain-containing protein: protein MENEVEIQKAEINEFYKLIGKNVAKIRRNKNISQLELSLKLGYKSVSLVSGAEICYNGVHFNLEHLYKISKILNTNINEFFIE from the coding sequence ATGGAAAATGAAGTAGAAATTCAAAAAGCAGAAATAAACGAATTTTATAAACTAATCGGAAAAAATGTAGCGAAAATTCGCAGAAACAAAAACATCTCGCAACTCGAATTAAGTCTAAAACTTGGCTACAAATCAGTTTCTTTGGTATCAGGTGCTGAAATTTGCTACAACGGCGTTCATTTTAATCTCGAACATCTTTATAAAATCTCAAAAATCCTAAACACAAATATAAATGAATTTTTCATAGAATAA
- a CDS encoding LolA family protein, translating into MRILLSFLAFCGLVFGLEVGELNLKTDNISGKFNEEMILGGFDEPIKSSGEFEIKNKELIWHIKEPLESSVKIAQNGIFSLENGKWELQKNSLMDKELFLAIFSLDFGVLQKDFDISLSGESGAWELNLSPKGAIFKEIFKNIIIKGGEMVREIAITNAQGDETRTLFSDVK; encoded by the coding sequence ATGAGAATTTTGCTTTCGTTTTTGGCATTTTGTGGTTTGGTTTTTGGCTTGGAAGTGGGCGAGTTAAATCTCAAAACCGACAACATAAGCGGTAAATTTAACGAAGAGATGATTTTGGGTGGATTTGACGAGCCGATTAAAAGTAGTGGCGAATTTGAAATAAAAAACAAAGAGCTTATTTGGCATATAAAAGAACCGCTCGAAAGTAGCGTTAAAATCGCACAAAATGGCATTTTTAGCCTAGAAAATGGTAAATGGGAACTGCAAAAAAACTCACTCATGGATAAAGAGCTTTTTTTGGCGATTTTTTCTTTGGATTTTGGCGTTTTGCAAAAAGATTTTGACATTTCGCTAAGTGGCGAAAGTGGCGCGTGGGAGCTAAATTTAAGCCCAAAAGGGGCGATTTTTAAAGAAATTTTTAAAAACATTATCATAAAAGGTGGCGAAATGGTGCGAGAAATCGCCATTACTAACGCGCAGGGCGATGAAACAAGGACTTTGTTTAGCGATGTTAAATAA
- a CDS encoding Imm53 family immunity protein, with protein sequence MSKEILYLQNWYISKCNGEWEHNNGIVIENLDNPGWHINISGEEDKQRISKNLDISDNDWLVINATENSFDGASSSNNLEKLLKMAIAWLDNKN encoded by the coding sequence ATGAGTAAAGAAATCCTATATTTACAAAATTGGTATATTTCAAAATGTAATGGAGAATGGGAACATAATAATGGAATTGTCATAGAAAATTTAGACAATCCAGGTTGGCATATAAATATAAGCGGCGAAGAAGACAAACAAAGAATAAGTAAAAATTTAGATATATCGGATAATGATTGGCTTGTAATCAATGCAACCGAAAATAGTTTTGATGGTGCTTCTAGTTCAAATAATTTGGAAAAATTATTAAAAATGGCAATAGCTTGGTTGGATAATAAAAACTAA
- a CDS encoding acyl-CoA thioesterase: MKKSYKFRVEFYDTDSMGVVWHGNYVKYCEMARCEFLRKIGYTYIDMKNDGYAYPIVKMDFKFVRPAMFDDEICVEVELSEFESLLKFKYTIKNADTGEILCKATTAQAAVNLKNMETCFYLPEILKEKLKGIK, translated from the coding sequence GTGAAAAAGAGCTATAAATTTAGAGTTGAGTTTTACGATACCGACAGCATGGGCGTGGTGTGGCACGGAAACTATGTCAAATACTGCGAAATGGCTAGGTGCGAGTTTTTGCGAAAAATCGGCTACACTTATATCGATATGAAAAATGACGGATACGCTTATCCGATTGTGAAAATGGATTTTAAATTTGTGCGTCCTGCGATGTTTGATGATGAAATTTGCGTAGAAGTAGAATTGAGCGAATTTGAAAGCTTACTTAAATTTAAATACACCATAAAAAACGCTGATACGGGCGAAATTTTATGCAAAGCCACAACCGCCCAAGCAGCAGTAAATTTAAAAAATATGGAAACCTGCTTTTACCTACCTGAGATTTTAAAAGAAAAATTAAAGGGGATAAAATAA
- a CDS encoding glycosyltransferase family 2 protein, with protein MEKSAFKPVFLVPYYNHPAKIAVLVENLSKMGEILIIDDGSDEVSKNALIGLKAEIFTRENNGGKGAALKDGLKIALQKGYTHAFQIDADFQHDISKCDEFLKTAQEFPQSLICANPIYDENAPKSRFYGRKITNFWCAINSLSNDIKDGMCGFRIYPLKEICEILPSVKNDRMGFDIEILVQAYRAKINLKWIELKVCYEKGGVSHFRMFRDNALISLTHARLFFTLLPWLAKRAFHG; from the coding sequence ATGGAAAAATCAGCCTTTAAGCCTGTTTTTTTGGTGCCTTACTACAACCACCCTGCTAAAATCGCCGTTTTAGTAGAAAATTTATCAAAAATGGGCGAGATTTTAATCATCGATGACGGTAGCGATGAAGTTAGCAAAAATGCGCTAATCGGTTTAAAAGCTGAAATTTTTACTCGTGAAAACAACGGCGGTAAGGGCGCTGCGCTCAAAGACGGGCTTAAAATCGCTTTGCAAAAAGGCTACACTCACGCATTTCAGATTGATGCCGATTTTCAGCATGATATTTCAAAATGCGACGAATTTTTAAAAACGGCGCAGGAATTTCCGCAAAGCCTAATTTGTGCAAATCCGATTTATGATGAAAATGCGCCAAAAAGCCGTTTTTACGGACGAAAAATAACAAATTTTTGGTGCGCTATAAATTCTCTTTCAAACGACATAAAAGACGGCATGTGCGGGTTTAGAATTTATCCCTTAAAAGAGATTTGCGAAATTTTACCAAGCGTAAAAAATGATCGCATGGGCTTTGATATAGAAATTTTGGTTCAAGCTTACAGAGCGAAAATAAACCTAAAATGGATTGAGCTAAAAGTTTGCTACGAGAAAGGCGGAGTTAGCCACTTTCGCATGTTTAGGGACAATGCTTTAATCTCTCTAACTCACGCAAGGCTGTTTTTCACGCTTCTGCCGTGGTTGGCAAAAAGGGCATTTCATGGCTAA
- a CDS encoding AMP-binding protein, whose amino-acid sequence MREFIQNLSEISEQICKFAAVLKNKNIKRTQIFLSDMEEFKIAFFGAMLAGTKPELLRDNHFEDGFFGIDDEKFAEICAGFENLSEFGELNLNGSEIFYLKTSGSTGKPKNIQKSLLDMVLEAKHLAKALNLSSQEQFLASVTHQNMFGLTFKFFLPLVLGAKSDGGEYNYPEIIFDQSLNGSILISSPTILNALYQHKNAKKIENLKMIISAGARLPQNLRSELNKITKAKIVDIYGSSETGVVGANLGVGLKKFEPVNLEVGSKGELIITSPWCKRFESSDSGEIRGDDIILHGRLDRIVKFSENRVNLDAIEEKLNQNELIKDCKLGLHPKFERILALIVLSEFGEEEFRKNGKKGVVENLKKYLKYDFGSVVRYFKIVSKVPYSAQSKVKKDDFLKAYESYEMPEFTQISQNEFRAKIKPSDFYFDGHFASFPVVPGFMQFKFARICAEKLGYDLQNLSHIPSIKFMHFIRPNDEITITFEKKEKTLSFKIKSQKECCNGKISL is encoded by the coding sequence ATGCGTGAATTTATACAAAATTTAAGTGAAATTTCGGAGCAAATTTGCAAATTTGCAGCTGTTTTAAAAAATAAAAACATAAAGCGAACTCAAATTTTTCTAAGCGATATGGAAGAGTTTAAAATCGCCTTTTTTGGGGCGATGTTAGCAGGGACAAAGCCTGAGCTTTTAAGAGATAATCATTTTGAAGACGGTTTTTTTGGCATTGATGATGAAAAATTTGCCGAGATTTGTGCTGGGTTTGAAAATTTGAGCGAATTTGGCGAGTTAAATTTAAACGGAAGCGAGATTTTTTATCTAAAAACCTCCGGAAGCACAGGCAAACCAAAAAATATTCAAAAGTCGCTTTTGGATATGGTCTTAGAAGCAAAACATTTAGCAAAAGCTCTAAATTTAAGCTCCCAAGAGCAGTTTTTAGCCAGCGTAACTCACCAAAATATGTTTGGGCTGACATTTAAGTTTTTTTTGCCGTTAGTTTTGGGTGCGAAGTCCGATGGAGGCGAGTATAACTACCCTGAAATTATTTTTGATCAAAGCCTAAATGGCTCTATTTTGATCTCATCGCCTACGATTTTAAACGCACTTTACCAGCACAAAAACGCCAAAAAAATAGAAAATTTAAAGATGATAATCTCAGCAGGTGCTAGGCTTCCGCAAAATTTGCGTAGTGAGCTAAATAAAATCACAAAAGCCAAAATCGTCGATATTTATGGATCTAGCGAAACGGGCGTTGTTGGGGCAAATTTAGGAGTGGGGCTTAAAAAATTTGAGCCTGTAAATTTAGAAGTGGGCAGTAAAGGCGAACTCATCATAACTTCGCCTTGGTGCAAAAGGTTTGAAAGTAGCGATAGTGGCGAGATTAGAGGCGATGATATTATTTTGCACGGACGCCTTGATAGGATTGTCAAATTTAGCGAAAACCGCGTAAATTTGGACGCCATAGAAGAAAAATTAAATCAAAATGAACTTATAAAAGATTGCAAACTAGGGCTTCACCCAAAATTTGAGCGAATTTTGGCTTTGATAGTTTTGAGTGAATTTGGCGAAGAAGAGTTTAGAAAAAACGGCAAAAAAGGTGTCGTAGAAAACTTAAAAAAATATCTAAAATATGATTTTGGCTCGGTTGTAAGGTATTTTAAAATAGTCAGCAAAGTCCCGTATTCTGCGCAAAGCAAGGTAAAAAAAGATGATTTTTTAAAAGCTTATGAAAGCTACGAAATGCCTGAATTTACGCAAATTTCGCAAAATGAATTTAGAGCAAAAATTAAGCCAAGTGATTTTTATTTTGACGGACATTTTGCGAGTTTTCCTGTGGTGCCGGGCTTTATGCAGTTTAAATTTGCTAGGATTTGCGCCGAAAAATTAGGATATGATTTGCAAAATTTAAGCCATATTCCAAGCATAAAATTTATGCACTTTATCCGCCCAAATGACGAAATAACCATAACTTTTGAGAAAAAAGAAAAAACGCTAAGTTTTAAAATCAAAAGTCAAAAAGAGTGTTGCAATGGAAAAATCAGCCTTTAA
- a CDS encoding DNA gyrase subunit B, translated as MKTILKAIITLFSVIYPFGIVFFREFSFYLLIIMAILWGLRGILEFGFESENESKNLSEFGKFSFVLCGFFALCAVFSAYGIKYLYPVLINAFLGAVFYFSLASTPMITKFAMLKEKNLEPKALIYTRNLTKIWIGFFAINGGVSGLLALCENKVYWGVYCGAISYVLVGALLFGEIIFRKFYIKNA; from the coding sequence TTGAAAACTATTTTAAAGGCGATAATTACGCTTTTTAGCGTGATTTATCCTTTTGGAATTGTCTTTTTTAGAGAGTTTAGTTTTTATTTATTGATTATAATGGCGATTTTATGGGGACTGCGCGGGATTTTGGAATTTGGCTTTGAGAGCGAAAATGAAAGCAAAAATTTAAGCGAATTTGGTAAATTTAGCTTTGTTTTGTGCGGGTTTTTCGCACTTTGTGCGGTTTTTAGTGCTTATGGGATAAAATATCTTTATCCTGTGCTAATAAATGCCTTTTTGGGGGCAGTTTTTTATTTTAGCTTAGCTAGCACGCCGATGATAACTAAATTTGCTATGTTAAAAGAAAAAAATTTAGAGCCAAAAGCTTTGATTTATACAAGAAATTTAACCAAAATTTGGATAGGATTTTTTGCGATAAATGGTGGCGTGAGCGGACTTTTGGCATTGTGCGAAAACAAAGTTTATTGGGGCGTTTATTGTGGGGCGATTTCTTATGTTTTGGTAGGAGCGTTGCTTTTTGGCGAGATTATTTTTAGGAAGTTTTATATAAAAAATGCGTGA
- a CDS encoding acyl carrier protein → MDKNQIFEILKQALVELFEIDESKISLDAKIYEDLDIDSIDAIDLVDFVKKQTGHKLMPEDFKAIKTLGDIVEVVAKKYQIGE, encoded by the coding sequence ATGGATAAAAATCAGATTTTTGAAATTCTAAAACAGGCTCTGGTTGAGCTTTTCGAAATCGATGAAAGCAAAATTTCGCTTGATGCTAAGATTTATGAAGACTTAGACATTGATAGCATTGATGCGATTGATTTGGTTGATTTTGTCAAAAAACAAACAGGTCATAAACTAATGCCAGAAGACTTCAAAGCTATAAAAACGCTTGGCGATATCGTTGAGGTCGTGGCGAAAAAATACCAAATCGGCGAGTAA
- a CDS encoding phosphopantetheine-binding protein, producing MSDLILEIKEMIISGLNLEDMSVSDIDENAPLFGEGLGLDSVDALELGLLIQKKYDIVINSKTENVKEIFANVVNLADFISKNRK from the coding sequence ATGAGTGATCTTATTTTAGAGATTAAAGAGATGATTATCTCAGGGCTTAACCTTGAAGATATGAGCGTGAGCGACATTGACGAGAATGCACCGCTTTTTGGAGAAGGACTTGGGCTTGATAGCGTCGATGCGCTCGAACTTGGGCTTTTGATCCAAAAAAAATATGACATTGTTATAAACTCAAAAACTGAAAATGTCAAAGAAATTTTCGCAAATGTCGTAAATTTGGCAGATTTTATATCAAAAAATAGGAAATAA
- a CDS encoding lysophospholipid acyltransferase family protein → MKLLFRRVCVALCFASFGIICMVGNLFFIPVIILRLNKFKIIENFARDLVFVAWRVFLYLIVFYGYAKIDFRAKFVRKDSAIVIANHPSLLDVVLLLSHIRRANCIVKASLAKNIFLFGAIKSANYILNTENEKMLELSKKALQNGENLIIFPEGTRTKDKICMQKGAFYIAINCAKELIALGIKMSPKSLKKGQSWYDTPQNKIKYEVDILENLDLSEFEKSRSNPIRVRLLHEKMQNLYERQDL, encoded by the coding sequence ATGAAACTGCTATTTAGGCGAGTTTGCGTAGCGTTATGCTTTGCAAGTTTTGGCATTATTTGCATGGTTGGAAATCTCTTTTTTATCCCCGTAATAATACTGCGATTAAACAAATTTAAAATCATAGAAAATTTCGCTAGGGATTTGGTTTTTGTGGCTTGGCGAGTGTTTTTGTATTTGATTGTGTTTTATGGATACGCAAAAATAGATTTTAGAGCAAAATTTGTTCGCAAAGATAGCGCTATCGTCATCGCAAACCACCCGTCCTTGCTCGATGTTGTGTTGCTTTTATCTCACATACGCAGGGCAAATTGCATAGTAAAGGCAAGTTTAGCAAAAAATATTTTTTTATTTGGGGCGATAAAATCGGCAAATTATATTTTAAATACAGAAAATGAAAAAATGCTAGAACTATCAAAAAAAGCGTTGCAAAATGGAGAAAATTTGATAATTTTCCCAGAAGGCACTCGCACGAAAGATAAAATTTGCATGCAAAAAGGCGCATTTTATATAGCCATAAACTGCGCAAAAGAGCTAATCGCGCTAGGCATAAAAATGTCTCCAAAAAGCTTAAAAAAAGGACAATCGTGGTATGATACGCCACAAAATAAGATAAAATATGAAGTGGATATTTTAGAAAATTTAGATTTGAGCGAATTTGAAAAATCTCGTTCAAATCCGATTCGAGTTAGATTATTACACGAAAAAATGCAAAATTTATATGAAAGGCAAGATTTATGA
- a CDS encoding beta-ketoacyl synthase chain length factor, which translates to MQNKVYFNISKFDAIIDTGANLGELEIYKKSPDLTHIAPIERRRLSKGARFCISLLKECDEMPVIFSSKHGEINRCFSLQSNLARLEPLSPASFCISVHNAIVAQNAIFAKNRAEISAISTNLSLENGILNAVAKFDEFDKIAIISYFESINNELMSVGDLIYAILVVVEKGKNFSIEISPNNEPNLANLTKNSDFEFLLNLKNHKKSWVTKEQDLSWKWVDETAI; encoded by the coding sequence ATTTAGGTGAGCTTGAAATTTACAAAAAAAGTCCAGATTTAACGCATATCGCCCCTATTGAGCGAAGAAGACTTAGCAAAGGGGCTAGATTTTGCATTTCGCTCTTAAAAGAGTGCGATGAAATGCCTGTCATTTTTAGCTCAAAGCACGGCGAGATAAATCGCTGTTTTTCTTTGCAATCTAACCTAGCTAGACTTGAACCGCTCTCTCCTGCTTCATTTTGCATTAGCGTTCATAATGCGATTGTGGCACAAAATGCGATTTTTGCCAAAAATAGGGCCGAAATTTCAGCGATTTCTACAAATTTAAGCCTAGAAAACGGAATTTTAAATGCCGTAGCTAAATTTGATGAATTTGATAAAATAGCGATTATTAGCTATTTTGAGAGCATAAATAATGAACTTATGAGCGTGGGAGATTTGATTTATGCGATTTTGGTCGTGGTAGAAAAAGGTAAAAATTTTAGCATTGAAATTTCGCCAAATAACGAGCCAAATTTAGCAAATTTGACTAAAAATAGCGATTTTGAATTTTTGCTAAATCTAAAAAATCACAAAAAATCTTGGGTTACAAAAGAGCAAGATTTAAGCTGGAAATGGGTCGATGAAACTGCTATTTAG